In Thioalkalivibrio paradoxus ARh 1, the following are encoded in one genomic region:
- a CDS encoding c-type cytochrome — translation MRRTRLKAIVVAGLLTAGSAAVADNTPMSGQMLAFQCAGCHGYNGHSVGPATPSLAGFPKEYFVDSMMAYKDGSRYATIMDRVAMGYTEEQFEAMAEFFAAQPYLPAQQDYDPELAERGAEIHDQHCNTCHSEGGRYPEPDTAPIAGQWMPYLRDSFEDFRDHGRWQPRGMERRLLSVDDLEALVHYYGSQQDPAAYVFD, via the coding sequence ATGAGACGAACCAGACTGAAGGCGATCGTGGTCGCCGGCCTGCTGACGGCCGGCTCGGCGGCGGTTGCAGACAACACGCCGATGTCGGGGCAGATGCTCGCGTTCCAGTGCGCCGGCTGCCATGGCTACAACGGCCACAGTGTCGGGCCGGCAACGCCGTCGCTTGCGGGATTCCCGAAGGAGTACTTCGTGGACTCGATGATGGCTTACAAGGATGGCAGCCGGTACGCGACCATCATGGATCGCGTGGCGATGGGCTATACCGAGGAGCAGTTCGAGGCGATGGCCGAGTTTTTCGCCGCCCAGCCCTACCTGCCGGCGCAACAGGACTACGATCCCGAGCTCGCCGAGCGCGGCGCCGAGATTCACGATCAGCACTGCAATACCTGTCACTCCGAGGGCGGCCGCTACCCGGAGCCGGACACCGCACCGATCGCCGGGCAGTGGATGCCCTACCTGCGCGACTCCTTCGAGGACTTCCGGGACCACGGGCGCTGGCAGCCACGCGGGATGGAGCGGCGACTGCTGTCGGTGGACGATCTGGAGGCGCTGGTCCACTACTACGGCAGCCAGCAGGACCCCGCGGCCTACGTGTTTGACTGA
- a CDS encoding heme lyase CcmF/NrfE family subunit: MIPELGQFAVVLALVLALVQGTVPLIGAQRGDSRMMALGKPLAQAQFVLLLTAFAALAWSFLAHDFSVKNVAQNSFSQLPAVYRFTATWGSHEGSLLFWTVILAGWSAAVAVFSRQLPEEMVARVLGVMGLISVGFLALLIFTSNPFERLFPIPADGRDLNPLLQDVGMISHPPLLYMGYVGFSVAFAFAIAALLSGRLDAAWARWSRPWTTAAWTFLTMGVALGSWWAYRELGWGGWWFWDPTENASLMPWLAGTALIHALAATEKRGVFSNWTVLLAIATFSLSLLGTFLVRSGVLSSVHAFATDPMRGLFILSFLGVVIGGSMILYALRAPRMLSGGSFGWFSRESLLLTNNVFLVAALGAVLLGTLYPLFLDALGLGKISVGPPYFNAVFVPLVAPVLFLVGLGPLARWKQADLPDLIGRLKWAFAVALVTAALLPLTVDGINWKVSLGLFLALWILFTVLKGFALRLQHKRGGRIRELARLPRSFWGMQIAHLGLAFLVVGVTVVSNYETERDVRMPIGSHVELAGYRFVFQGVEELPGPNYVAGRGTMEITSPWGRSFTLYPEKRNYNASGMIMTQAAVNYGPFRDVYVSLGEPLGDGVWTVRVYHKPFVGWLWVGALLLAIGGTLAAADRRYRVVLRRREPAMATRPAAAPREEVAT, encoded by the coding sequence ATGATCCCGGAGCTGGGACAGTTCGCGGTGGTCCTCGCGCTTGTGCTGGCGCTGGTGCAGGGGACCGTACCTCTGATTGGCGCCCAACGCGGCGACAGCCGGATGATGGCACTCGGCAAGCCCCTGGCCCAGGCGCAGTTCGTGCTGCTGCTGACGGCGTTCGCGGCGCTTGCCTGGTCCTTCCTCGCGCACGACTTCTCGGTGAAGAATGTCGCGCAGAACTCCTTCTCGCAGCTCCCCGCGGTGTACCGATTCACCGCGACCTGGGGATCCCACGAGGGCTCGCTGCTGTTCTGGACGGTGATCCTGGCCGGCTGGTCGGCCGCCGTCGCGGTGTTTTCGCGCCAGTTGCCGGAGGAGATGGTCGCGCGCGTGTTGGGTGTGATGGGGCTGATCAGCGTCGGCTTTCTGGCACTGCTGATCTTCACCTCGAACCCGTTCGAGCGCCTGTTCCCGATACCCGCTGACGGACGCGACCTGAACCCGCTGCTGCAGGATGTCGGCATGATCTCGCACCCGCCATTGCTCTACATGGGGTATGTCGGGTTTTCGGTCGCGTTCGCGTTTGCGATCGCGGCGCTGTTGTCGGGGCGGCTCGACGCGGCTTGGGCCCGTTGGTCGCGGCCCTGGACCACTGCGGCCTGGACCTTCCTGACGATGGGCGTTGCGCTGGGCAGCTGGTGGGCCTACCGCGAGTTGGGCTGGGGTGGCTGGTGGTTCTGGGATCCGACCGAGAACGCCTCGCTGATGCCCTGGCTCGCCGGTACTGCGCTGATCCATGCGCTGGCGGCTACCGAGAAGCGCGGCGTGTTCAGCAATTGGACGGTGCTGCTTGCGATTGCGACGTTCTCGCTGTCGCTGCTCGGCACCTTCCTGGTGCGCTCCGGGGTGTTGTCCTCGGTCCATGCCTTTGCCACCGACCCGATGCGCGGGTTGTTCATTCTGAGTTTCCTCGGAGTCGTCATCGGGGGCTCGATGATCCTGTACGCGCTACGGGCGCCGCGTATGCTTTCCGGGGGATCGTTCGGCTGGTTCTCGCGCGAGTCGCTGCTGCTGACGAACAACGTGTTCCTGGTCGCGGCGCTCGGCGCAGTGCTGCTGGGCACGCTCTATCCACTGTTCCTCGACGCGCTGGGCCTCGGCAAGATCTCGGTCGGTCCGCCGTACTTCAACGCGGTCTTTGTGCCGCTGGTGGCGCCAGTGCTGTTCCTGGTGGGTCTGGGGCCGCTGGCACGCTGGAAGCAGGCTGATCTCCCGGACCTGATAGGGCGATTGAAATGGGCATTCGCGGTCGCGCTCGTCACGGCCGCGCTGTTGCCGCTGACGGTCGACGGCATCAATTGGAAAGTGAGCCTGGGTCTGTTCCTGGCGCTGTGGATCCTGTTCACCGTGCTCAAGGGTTTCGCGCTGCGCCTGCAGCACAAGCGCGGCGGTCGCATCCGGGAACTTGCGCGTCTGCCGCGGTCGTTCTGGGGGATGCAGATCGCACACCTGGGGCTCGCGTTCCTGGTCGTTGGCGTGACGGTCGTTTCCAACTACGAGACCGAGCGCGACGTGCGCATGCCTATCGGCAGCCACGTGGAGCTTGCGGGCTACCGGTTCGTTTTCCAGGGAGTGGAGGAGTTGCCGGGTCCGAACTACGTCGCCGGGCGCGGCACGATGGAGATCACCAGCCCCTGGGGTCGTTCGTTCACGCTGTACCCGGAGAAGCGCAACTACAATGCCTCGGGAATGATCATGACCCAGGCAGCGGTGAACTACGGGCCGTTCCGTGATGTGTACGTGTCTCTCGGCGAGCCGCTGGGAGACGGCGTCTGGACGGTGCGCGTCTACCACAAGCCGTTCGTCGGCTGGCTCTGGGTTGGAGCGCTGCTGCTTGCGATCGGCGGCACGCTGGCCGCTGCCGACCGGCGCTACCGCGTGGTGTTGCGGCGCCGCGAACCGGCAATGGCCACGCGGCCGGCGGCGGCACCGCGCGAGGAGGTGGCGACATGA
- a CDS encoding NAD(P)/FAD-dependent oxidoreductase, with translation MANFTRRRFIQAAGLGSLAATLPFGTAWSSQTKARVVVVGGGTGGAIAARYVKALDPAIDVTIVEANPEYTSCYMSNWVLAEMRDLDSLTHGYDNVKARGINVVIDTATRIDTEGQKVLTAGGKSLPYDRLIVSPGIDFQWGAIEGYDEAASQVLPHAWKAGPQTLLLRDQVAAMPENGLVTIVAPPNPFRCPPGPYERAALIANFCTRHKPNAKIVIYDAKDAFSKQGLFQAGWERHYPGMIEWVGGFETGGGIRRVDPAAKTLHTDFDDFEADVINVIPPQTAGRIAVDSGLTDDSGWCPVDYRDLQSTLAQNVHVIGDAMVSSALPKSGYIAASTAKVAALAVVDHINGREPGAPAYFNTCYSLLTPEHSISVSGVYEAGQTDDGQQTILPVGDSVAVSPADADDLYQGREARYAASWYDNLIDQGFG, from the coding sequence ATGGCGAATTTCACCCGAAGGAGATTCATTCAGGCTGCTGGGCTGGGCAGCCTCGCGGCGACCCTGCCGTTCGGCACCGCCTGGAGCAGCCAGACCAAGGCGCGCGTGGTGGTCGTCGGCGGCGGCACCGGCGGGGCGATCGCGGCCCGCTACGTGAAGGCGCTGGACCCGGCGATCGACGTCACCATCGTCGAAGCCAATCCGGAATACACCAGCTGCTACATGAGCAACTGGGTGTTGGCCGAGATGCGCGACCTCGACAGCCTCACACATGGCTACGACAACGTGAAGGCACGCGGCATCAATGTCGTGATCGATACCGCGACCCGAATCGATACCGAGGGGCAGAAAGTGCTGACCGCGGGCGGCAAGAGCCTGCCCTATGATCGGCTGATCGTATCGCCCGGCATCGATTTCCAATGGGGCGCGATCGAGGGCTACGACGAGGCGGCTTCACAGGTGCTGCCCCACGCCTGGAAGGCAGGGCCGCAGACGCTGCTGCTGCGCGATCAGGTCGCGGCGATGCCCGAGAACGGCTTGGTCACGATCGTCGCCCCGCCGAACCCGTTCCGCTGTCCGCCAGGACCCTACGAGCGCGCGGCGCTGATCGCGAATTTCTGCACGCGGCACAAGCCCAACGCGAAGATCGTGATCTACGATGCCAAGGACGCATTCTCCAAGCAGGGCCTGTTCCAGGCTGGCTGGGAACGCCATTACCCGGGCATGATCGAGTGGGTCGGCGGCTTCGAGACCGGGGGAGGGATCCGGCGAGTGGATCCTGCTGCCAAGACGCTGCACACCGACTTCGACGACTTCGAGGCGGACGTGATCAACGTGATCCCGCCGCAGACCGCCGGACGCATCGCGGTCGACTCGGGCCTGACCGACGACTCCGGGTGGTGTCCGGTCGATTACCGCGACCTGCAGTCGACGCTCGCGCAGAACGTGCACGTGATCGGCGACGCGATGGTCAGCAGCGCCCTGCCGAAGTCCGGCTACATCGCGGCCTCGACCGCGAAGGTGGCGGCACTGGCCGTGGTCGACCACATCAACGGCCGCGAGCCCGGCGCGCCGGCGTACTTCAACACCTGCTACAGCCTGCTGACGCCCGAGCACAGCATCTCGGTCTCCGGGGTCTACGAGGCCGGCCAGACCGATGACGGCCAACAGACGATCCTGCCGGTCGGCGACTCGGTCGCGGTATCGCCGGCAGACGCCGACGACCTCTACCAAGGCCGCGAGGCCCGGTACGCAGCCAGCTGGTACGACAACCTGATCGACCAGGGCTTCGGCTAA
- the ccmE gene encoding cytochrome c maturation protein CcmE — protein sequence MKTRQKRLLLVAGGLASLAVVAGLVLNAFRDNLVFFYTPSDIVADIVPMERTFRIGGLVEDGSVQRGEDGVTVHFRVTDTAVAVPVVYHGILPNLFREGQGVVAVGSLQDGGVFKASQVMARHDETYMPPEAAEAIKRAQREQARTVGDAGGAVDGHPGGTPGGYSGGY from the coding sequence ATGAAGACGCGGCAGAAGCGGTTGTTGCTGGTGGCCGGGGGGCTGGCCAGTCTGGCGGTGGTGGCGGGGCTGGTGCTCAACGCCTTTCGGGACAATCTGGTGTTTTTCTACACGCCTTCGGACATCGTCGCCGACATCGTGCCGATGGAGCGGACGTTCCGGATTGGCGGGCTGGTCGAGGACGGCAGCGTGCAGCGGGGCGAGGACGGCGTGACGGTGCATTTCCGGGTCACCGACACCGCGGTGGCGGTGCCGGTGGTGTATCACGGGATTTTGCCGAACCTGTTCCGCGAGGGTCAGGGCGTGGTCGCGGTGGGCAGCCTGCAGGACGGCGGGGTGTTCAAGGCGAGCCAGGTGATGGCGCGCCACGACGAGACCTACATGCCGCCGGAGGCGGCGGAGGCGATCAAGCGCGCGCAGCGTGAGCAGGCGCGCACGGTCGGCGATGCCGGCGGGGCGGTGGACGGCCATCCCGGCGGCACCCCCGGCGGCTATTCCGGGGGGTACTGA
- a CDS encoding cytochrome c-type biogenesis protein produces MRRRVLLAVVLLWLVPALLPAGQPALPNADDPVLEARLNVLAADLRCVVCQNESLAESRASLALDLREEIREMMRDGMTDDEVVESLVARYGDFVLYRPPVKPMTYALWGGPLAFLLIGVGLAAATLHRRRTVTAAQGVSPEMLREAARLLESDTHPSGARAASRSVSGSPMQEER; encoded by the coding sequence ATGAGGCGGCGGGTCCTGCTGGCAGTCGTGCTGCTCTGGCTGGTTCCGGCCCTGTTGCCGGCCGGCCAGCCGGCCCTTCCGAATGCCGACGATCCGGTACTGGAGGCACGCCTGAACGTGCTGGCGGCGGATCTGCGCTGCGTCGTCTGCCAGAACGAATCGCTGGCCGAATCGCGTGCTTCGCTGGCGCTCGACCTGCGCGAGGAGATTCGCGAGATGATGCGCGACGGAATGACCGACGACGAAGTGGTCGAGTCGCTGGTCGCCCGGTACGGCGATTTCGTGCTGTACCGCCCCCCGGTCAAGCCGATGACCTACGCGCTCTGGGGCGGGCCGCTGGCGTTCCTGCTGATCGGTGTGGGGCTCGCCGCTGCGACGCTGCACCGCCGCCGGACCGTGACGGCCGCGCAGGGGGTCAGCCCGGAAATGCTGCGCGAGGCGGCCCGACTGCTGGAATCCGACACCCATCCGTCCGGAGCACGGGCCGCCTCGCGATCCGTGTCCGGTTCCCCGATGCAAGAAGAGAGGTAA
- the ccmD gene encoding heme exporter protein CcmD — translation MMEFLAMGGYAPYVWGSYLVMAGLLLVELVQLRYRRRSLVGWLKRMARLNEQEGTR, via the coding sequence ATGATGGAGTTTCTGGCGATGGGCGGGTATGCGCCCTATGTCTGGGGCTCGTATTTGGTGATGGCCGGGCTGTTGCTGGTGGAGCTGGTGCAGTTGCGCTATCGCCGGCGCAGTCTGGTGGGCTGGCTCAAGCGCATGGCCCGGTTGAACGAGCAGGAGGGTACGCGATGA
- a CDS encoding DsbE family thiol:disulfide interchange protein has translation MRRWIPLLLVTALGVFLYLGLYLNPKEVPSPLVGRPAPDFTLPVVGSPGETFSPSEVRGQVWLLNIWAPWCSTCLEEHRHLPRMVAGRVPIYGLTWKDLDREAAPLLARNGSPYVAAVDDRDGRVAIRYGVTVTPETFVIDRDGIIRMKHVGAITPSVWEQKFVPLLQELRT, from the coding sequence ATGAGGCGCTGGATCCCGCTGTTGCTGGTCACCGCACTGGGCGTGTTCCTGTACCTTGGCCTGTACCTGAACCCCAAGGAAGTGCCGTCTCCGCTCGTGGGCCGCCCGGCACCGGACTTCACGCTGCCCGTGGTCGGGAGCCCGGGCGAGACCTTCTCCCCTTCGGAGGTGCGCGGGCAGGTCTGGCTGTTGAACATCTGGGCGCCGTGGTGCAGCACCTGTCTCGAGGAACACCGCCACTTGCCACGAATGGTGGCCGGCCGGGTACCGATCTACGGCCTCACGTGGAAGGATCTTGACCGCGAGGCGGCGCCATTGCTGGCGCGCAACGGCAGCCCCTATGTCGCGGCGGTCGACGACCGCGACGGGCGCGTCGCGATCCGTTACGGCGTCACGGTGACTCCCGAGACCTTTGTGATCGACCGTGACGGCATCATCCGCATGAAGCACGTAGGCGCGATCACGCCGTCGGTATGGGAGCAGAAATTCGTGCCTCTGCTGCAGGAGTTGCGGACATGA
- a CDS encoding heme lyase CcmF/NrfE family subunit translates to MVAELGLFALILALLLAIAQGTLPLIGAARGDVALMAVGRSAAFGQLFFIALAYAALTYAFVTDDFSLRYVATHSNSLLPTQYKISGVWGGHEGSLLLWVLILSLWSAAVATFSRSLPREVLARVLGVMGLVAIGFIGFTLFTSSPFERLLPAAMEGRDLNPMLQDPGLIFHPPMLYMGYVGFSVAFAFAIAALIGGRLDAAWARWSRPWTAVAWAFLTLGIGLGSWWAYYVLGWGGWWFWDPVENASFLPWLMGTALLHSLAVTEKRGGFKNWTVMLAILTFSLVLLGAFLVRSGVLTSVHAFAVDPDRGLYLLGFMAVVVAGSLTLFAWRAGKVGLGGSFGLVSRESALLTNNVLLAVSAAAVLLGTLYPLFLDAFGLGKISVGPPYFEAVFLPLMLPLLLLLGFGPRLRWKQDSPTEQLWRLRWILGFSLVFGMLWPLAVGSWSLLAGMGTFLGLWILGSALKDVVERLRRRPGSTQGFGTRVQRLGRSYAGMQIAHIGVALLVIGVTFVIGYDDERDVRMAVGETVEVGGYGFRLDRLETVDGPNYTAEQATVAVFREDGRQLATLRPQMRDYFSQDMPMAHTSLHRGLFRDLYVNMGEPLGSDAWVMRVYYKPYMNWIWTGAVLMGLGGFLAATDRRYRVRVRREEDLPDDSADTAGRPSAASA, encoded by the coding sequence ATGGTGGCCGAGCTTGGACTGTTTGCGCTGATCCTGGCGCTGCTGCTGGCGATTGCGCAAGGCACGCTGCCGCTGATCGGGGCCGCGCGCGGCGACGTCGCGCTGATGGCGGTGGGGCGCAGCGCCGCGTTCGGGCAGCTGTTCTTCATCGCGCTCGCCTACGCGGCATTGACCTACGCCTTCGTCACCGACGACTTCTCGCTGCGCTATGTCGCGACGCACTCGAACTCGCTGTTGCCGACCCAGTACAAGATTTCCGGGGTCTGGGGCGGGCACGAGGGCTCGCTGCTCTTGTGGGTGCTGATCCTGAGCCTGTGGAGTGCGGCGGTCGCGACCTTCAGCCGCAGCCTGCCGCGCGAGGTGCTGGCGCGGGTGCTCGGGGTGATGGGCCTGGTCGCGATCGGCTTCATCGGCTTCACCCTGTTCACCTCGAGCCCGTTCGAGCGCCTGCTGCCGGCGGCGATGGAAGGGCGCGATCTCAACCCGATGCTGCAGGATCCGGGGCTGATCTTCCACCCGCCGATGTTGTACATGGGCTATGTCGGCTTCTCGGTCGCGTTCGCGTTCGCGATTGCCGCGCTGATCGGCGGCCGGCTCGACGCGGCCTGGGCGCGCTGGTCGCGGCCCTGGACCGCGGTCGCCTGGGCGTTTCTGACGCTCGGCATCGGGCTCGGGAGCTGGTGGGCGTACTACGTGCTGGGCTGGGGCGGCTGGTGGTTCTGGGATCCGGTCGAGAACGCGTCGTTCCTGCCCTGGCTGATGGGTACCGCGCTGCTGCACTCGCTGGCGGTGACCGAGAAGCGCGGCGGGTTCAAGAACTGGACCGTGATGCTCGCGATCCTGACCTTCTCGCTGGTGCTGCTGGGTGCGTTCCTGGTGCGTTCCGGGGTGTTGACCTCGGTGCACGCGTTCGCGGTCGACCCCGACCGCGGGCTGTACCTGCTCGGCTTCATGGCGGTGGTCGTCGCCGGCTCGCTGACGCTGTTCGCCTGGCGCGCGGGCAAGGTCGGCCTCGGCGGCAGCTTCGGGCTGGTCTCGCGCGAGTCGGCGCTGCTGACCAACAACGTGCTGCTGGCGGTGTCCGCGGCGGCGGTGCTGCTGGGCACGCTGTACCCCTTGTTCCTCGACGCGTTCGGCCTGGGCAAGATCTCGGTCGGCCCGCCGTACTTCGAGGCGGTGTTCCTGCCGTTGATGCTGCCGCTGCTGCTGTTGCTCGGGTTCGGGCCGCGGCTGCGCTGGAAGCAGGACAGCCCGACCGAGCAGCTGTGGCGGCTGCGCTGGATCCTCGGGTTCAGCCTGGTGTTCGGGATGCTCTGGCCGCTGGCGGTCGGCAGCTGGTCGCTGCTTGCCGGGATGGGCACCTTCCTGGGGCTGTGGATCCTCGGCTCGGCACTGAAGGACGTGGTCGAGCGCCTGCGCCGGCGCCCGGGCAGCACGCAGGGCTTCGGCACCCGGGTCCAGCGGCTCGGGCGCAGCTACGCCGGCATGCAGATCGCGCACATCGGCGTCGCATTGCTGGTGATCGGCGTCACCTTCGTGATCGGCTACGACGACGAGCGCGACGTGCGCATGGCGGTGGGCGAGACGGTCGAGGTCGGCGGCTATGGGTTCCGGCTCGATCGGCTGGAAACCGTGGACGGTCCGAACTACACCGCCGAACAGGCGACGGTTGCGGTGTTCCGCGAGGACGGCCGGCAGCTGGCGACGTTGCGCCCGCAGATGCGCGACTATTTCAGCCAGGACATGCCGATGGCGCACACCTCGCTGCACCGGGGGCTGTTCCGGGATCTGTACGTGAACATGGGCGAGCCGCTGGGCAGCGATGCCTGGGTGATGCGGGTCTACTACAAGCCGTACATGAACTGGATCTGGACCGGCGCGGTGCTGATGGGCCTGGGCGGCTTCCTGGCGGCCACCGACCGCCGCTACCGCGTGCGCGTGCGCCGCGAAGAGGATCTGCCCGACGATAGCGCCGACACCGCGGGCAGACCGTCGGCGGCATCGGCCTGA
- the ccmI gene encoding c-type cytochrome biogenesis protein CcmI: MNSIVSVAAFWVLALLMVAVVLVWVLPAALRRPAKDALDRRELNIAVYRDQYRELEEDHRNGLLSDAQRDAARAELEARLAQDALTGAEAAGSATGGARRLATGLAAVIPALALGAYLVVGEPGFVIKVAAAEQEEQERQREMQEALERLDRQVDDALATLEEAVREDPEDGVSWTFLANAYIARDRWEDAEAAFARAYELLPETAAVVSGYAEALAVNAGRDLSGRPIALVREALQLDAEDQKGLELAGIHAYQNREYTTAAYYWNQLLGQLPEGTPAHDELTAMVRNARVHGHVEAFGESELEPSDLVTVSGVVELAPELADQAEPGDTVYLFARTLTGNTLPLAALSTQLDQLPVAFTLDDSLAMSADHVLSNHESITLVARVSRHGDSRARPGDLEGVLDEVEVGSNDVRLVIDTVRP; the protein is encoded by the coding sequence TTGAATTCGATCGTATCCGTAGCCGCTTTCTGGGTTCTGGCCTTGCTGATGGTCGCCGTGGTGCTGGTATGGGTGCTGCCCGCCGCTCTGCGCCGGCCCGCGAAGGACGCGCTGGACCGGCGCGAACTCAACATCGCAGTGTACCGGGACCAATACCGTGAACTGGAAGAGGATCACCGCAATGGGCTGCTCAGCGACGCCCAACGCGATGCCGCGCGTGCGGAACTCGAGGCGCGCCTCGCCCAGGACGCCCTTACCGGGGCCGAGGCTGCAGGTTCGGCAACCGGCGGCGCTCGCCGGCTCGCCACCGGGCTGGCCGCGGTGATCCCGGCGCTGGCGCTGGGCGCTTACCTGGTGGTTGGAGAACCCGGTTTCGTGATCAAGGTCGCGGCAGCAGAGCAGGAGGAACAAGAGCGCCAGCGTGAGATGCAGGAGGCCCTGGAACGGCTGGACCGCCAGGTCGACGACGCGCTTGCAACCCTTGAAGAAGCCGTGCGCGAGGATCCGGAGGATGGCGTGAGCTGGACCTTCCTCGCCAACGCCTACATTGCTCGTGATCGCTGGGAGGATGCCGAGGCTGCGTTCGCACGCGCGTACGAGTTGCTGCCCGAGACGGCGGCGGTCGTCTCGGGTTATGCCGAGGCGCTGGCAGTGAACGCCGGCCGCGACCTCAGTGGGCGTCCGATCGCGCTGGTGCGTGAGGCGCTGCAGCTCGACGCTGAAGATCAAAAAGGGCTGGAACTTGCCGGGATCCATGCCTACCAAAACCGCGAATACACCACTGCCGCCTACTATTGGAACCAGCTGCTGGGCCAACTGCCGGAGGGCACGCCGGCGCACGACGAGCTCACCGCAATGGTGCGCAACGCCCGGGTTCACGGGCACGTCGAGGCGTTCGGCGAGTCGGAGCTCGAGCCGAGCGATCTGGTGACCGTGTCCGGCGTCGTCGAGTTGGCGCCCGAGCTCGCGGACCAGGCTGAACCCGGCGACACCGTGTACCTGTTTGCGCGTACCCTGACCGGCAACACCCTGCCGCTGGCTGCGCTGAGCACCCAGCTCGACCAGCTGCCGGTCGCGTTCACGCTCGACGACAGCCTTGCGATGTCCGCCGACCATGTGTTGTCGAACCATGAGAGCATCACACTGGTTGCGCGTGTCTCGCGTCACGGCGACTCGCGTGCCCGCCCAGGCGATCTGGAAGGGGTTCTGGACGAGGTTGAGGTCGGCAGCAACGATGTGCGCCTGGTGATCGATACCGTCAGGCCCTGA
- a CDS encoding ammonia-forming cytochrome c nitrite reductase subunit c552 has product MNDLNRLGRVGRWVAGAACLFLASAAHAGSGDQLKPVDALQCYDCHTQIEDMHVVGKHATVNCVHCHDATEHVETASARRMGERPVTHTSPEACASCHTAQFNSFASVRHESHPREEKANPRSRSPKFDTLIGAHGFSLEHAEPRSHAFMLVDHFIVDRAYGGRFQYKSWQNVTDGLGAVRGAWTVIEDMDPTTSDQRRFLAQTATAANPVCLNCKTQDHILDWAYMGDEHDAAKWARTSKVVDFARDLHHPVNCYMCHDPHSTEPRVVRDALIHAVVDQGLGTYPYDEAKSEHVTLTPVTFQRGGEDFRKIGLLNVADSNLMCGQCHVEYNCNPGFQQSDGAPVGMDDRRTNHFFWANVFDYAEAAKEIDFFDFTHVTTGAPLPKLQHPELETFWGSTHERNGVTCADCHMPRVKLENGKEYTMHSPRTPRDMMNRACLNCHDGWTEAEAEYAIDYIKNYTHGKIMKAEFWLARMIDLFPVAKRAGVSEDVLNEVRALHYDAHLHWEWWTAENSVGFHNPDQARESLMKSITKSKEGVGKLDAAIDAAVAAN; this is encoded by the coding sequence ATGAATGATTTGAATAGACTCGGCCGTGTGGGCCGATGGGTCGCGGGGGCAGCCTGTCTGTTCCTGGCCTCCGCCGCGCATGCGGGGTCGGGGGACCAGCTCAAACCCGTGGACGCGCTGCAGTGCTACGACTGCCACACGCAGATCGAGGACATGCACGTTGTAGGCAAGCACGCGACCGTGAACTGTGTGCACTGCCACGATGCCACCGAGCATGTGGAAACGGCCAGCGCCCGGCGTATGGGTGAGCGGCCGGTCACGCACACGTCCCCTGAGGCCTGTGCTTCCTGCCATACCGCGCAGTTCAACTCGTTCGCATCGGTGCGCCACGAGTCCCACCCGCGCGAGGAGAAGGCGAACCCGCGCAGCCGCTCGCCGAAGTTCGACACCCTGATCGGGGCGCACGGTTTCTCGCTCGAGCATGCGGAGCCGCGCAGCCACGCGTTCATGCTGGTTGACCACTTCATCGTCGACCGGGCTTACGGCGGCCGTTTCCAGTACAAGAGCTGGCAGAACGTCACCGATGGTCTCGGTGCGGTTCGCGGCGCCTGGACGGTGATCGAGGACATGGATCCGACGACGTCGGATCAGCGCCGCTTCCTGGCCCAGACCGCCACTGCGGCGAACCCGGTATGCCTGAACTGCAAGACCCAGGATCACATCCTGGATTGGGCCTACATGGGTGACGAGCACGACGCTGCGAAGTGGGCACGGACCTCGAAGGTCGTCGACTTCGCACGTGACCTGCACCATCCGGTGAACTGCTATATGTGTCACGATCCGCACTCGACCGAGCCGCGCGTGGTGCGCGATGCGCTGATCCACGCGGTCGTCGACCAGGGACTGGGCACCTACCCCTATGACGAGGCGAAGAGCGAGCATGTCACGCTGACCCCGGTGACCTTCCAGCGTGGCGGCGAAGACTTCCGCAAGATCGGCCTGCTGAATGTCGCCGACTCCAACCTGATGTGCGGTCAGTGCCACGTCGAATACAACTGCAACCCGGGCTTCCAGCAGAGTGACGGTGCTCCGGTCGGTATGGACGACCGTCGTACCAACCACTTCTTCTGGGCCAACGTGTTCGACTACGCGGAAGCCGCGAAGGAGATCGACTTCTTTGACTTCACGCATGTGACCACCGGTGCACCGCTGCCCAAGCTGCAGCATCCGGAACTGGAGACCTTCTGGGGCTCCACGCATGAGCGCAACGGCGTGACCTGTGCCGACTGCCACATGCCGAGGGTCAAGCTGGAGAACGGCAAGGAGTACACGATGCACAGCCCGCGCACCCCGCGCGACATGATGAATCGTGCCTGCCTGAACTGCCATGACGGCTGGACGGAGGCCGAGGCGGAGTACGCGATCGACTACATCAAGAACTACACGCACGGCAAGATCATGAAGGCCGAGTTCTGGCTCGCCCGTATGATCGACCTGTTCCCGGTTGCGAAGCGGGCCGGCGTGTCGGAGGATGTGCTCAACGAGGTGCGGGCGCTCCACTACGACGCACACCTGCATTGGGAATGGTGGACCGCCGAGAACTCGGTGGGCTTCCACAACCCCGATCAGGCGCGTGAGTCGCTGATGAAGTCCATCACCAAGAGCAAGGAAGGGGTAGGCAAGCTGGATGCGGCGATCGACGCCGCCGTGGCAGCGAACTAG